The proteins below are encoded in one region of Parvicella tangerina:
- a CDS encoding tetratricopeptide repeat protein, whose amino-acid sequence MKKVYPFIGFAIVLAGIIWYLQQMVQDYNRGVEQLETTGTEENAHVKVAKASALAELDHTADAIDLLLKTIEENPKNLEPQLKLAQLYVINCKERETNCEDALWQLNVILKLDSANVSAKQLLQEMKSVTHPK is encoded by the coding sequence ATGAAAAAAGTATATCCTTTCATAGGGTTTGCAATTGTTCTAGCAGGAATCATCTGGTATTTACAACAAATGGTTCAAGACTACAATCGCGGAGTGGAACAGCTAGAAACAACCGGAACCGAGGAAAATGCGCACGTAAAAGTGGCTAAAGCTTCCGCACTAGCAGAGCTAGATCATACGGCAGATGCCATTGACCTGTTATTAAAAACGATAGAGGAAAACCCAAAAAACCTTGAACCCCAACTCAAATTGGCTCAATTATATGTCATCAATTGTAAAGAACGAGAAACCAACTGTGAAGATGCCCTGTGGCAATTGAATGTTATTCTTAAATTAGACTCTGCGAATGTATCCGCAAAACAGCTCTTACAAGAAATGAAGTCTGTTACTCATCCTAAGTAA
- a CDS encoding PorP/SprF family type IX secretion system membrane protein produces MKRFIIISTILLLGLYAKAQDPNFSQFFLNSIYYNPALTGINDGFRVGTSYRNLWSPIPSKFNTGTASFDAAGVNKMGLGLLASMDVEGEGKLRTTCVSGNYSYRVLESRNIRFQLGVNGQYVRKQVDWSQLVFSDQLDEVFGNVYGSSFIIPSNEIAQYVDFGAGGALSFNAGVGKGRNGKNMTGTVGVAMHHLAQPKDAFIGAGIDYLPRKLVVHGELKIISPSFLYAPAFIYEHQSIMSTFQAGLNFSKVNMFAGVWFRNKSFTFSPQKYDSFIFNIGLTRKMEKTDTKMKIGYSYDFTVSRLKTSSFGTHEIALTLEWGDKVLFKKLAGKRANKAKYRFIPCTDY; encoded by the coding sequence ATGAAAAGATTTATAATCATATCGACAATCTTATTATTGGGCTTATATGCTAAAGCACAGGATCCGAACTTTTCACAGTTTTTCCTGAATAGTATTTATTACAATCCTGCTTTAACAGGCATCAATGATGGATTTAGGGTGGGTACATCTTACCGGAACTTGTGGTCTCCCATACCCAGTAAATTCAATACTGGTACGGCAAGTTTTGATGCTGCGGGTGTCAATAAAATGGGACTCGGTCTCTTGGCATCAATGGATGTGGAAGGAGAGGGGAAACTGCGAACAACATGTGTCTCTGGTAATTATTCTTATCGGGTGTTAGAATCCAGAAATATTCGTTTTCAACTTGGGGTAAACGGACAGTATGTTAGAAAGCAGGTGGATTGGTCTCAGTTAGTATTCAGTGATCAATTAGATGAGGTTTTTGGAAACGTGTATGGAAGCAGTTTTATCATTCCTTCTAACGAGATCGCGCAATATGTTGATTTTGGTGCAGGTGGGGCATTAAGCTTTAATGCAGGAGTTGGAAAAGGGCGAAACGGAAAGAACATGACGGGAACAGTGGGAGTCGCTATGCATCACCTGGCTCAGCCGAAAGATGCTTTCATTGGAGCTGGGATCGATTATTTACCGAGAAAGTTAGTAGTTCATGGAGAGTTGAAGATCATTTCTCCTTCATTTTTATATGCTCCAGCATTTATTTATGAGCATCAAAGTATCATGAGTACATTCCAAGCTGGACTAAACTTCTCCAAAGTGAATATGTTTGCAGGAGTTTGGTTTAGAAATAAAAGCTTCACATTCAGTCCGCAAAAATATGACTCATTCATATTTAACATCGGTCTTACACGAAAAATGGAAAAGACGGATACCAAAATGAAGATTGGTTATAGTTATGATTTTACAGTCTCTCGTTTAAAAACATCATCATTTGGAACGCATGAGATTGCCTTAACGTTAGAATGGGGAGATAAAGTATTGTTTAAGAAATTGGCTGGTAAGCGCGCTAACAAAGCCAAGTACCGATTCATTCCTTGTACTGATTATTGA
- a CDS encoding PKD domain-containing protein, with translation MIFLKEIRLTYFVATLIVLSLLTNNGHSQCNADAGSNNVTLCSGSSVQLDGTGSTGNGTIDYSWSPAVGLSCTNCPTPTCTVGSNTTYTLTIEDANGCTDTDQVTVTLQTSPTASFSVSQSDPCANIPVSFTNSSVGTGLSYQWNFDNPASGSSNSSNIANPVHEFISEGTATENFGVQLIVTDNNGCQGLASQNIVVSQTPGPVLIDPFNEMKNCDGSNFDITLFNNSVSSSNSNYQIVWDDGTPDFNSATFPAGGITHTYSTNDIFDALFIVTGNNGCIDTSVNTIANITNPAIGAANPGGTNGCGPLDLCFPLNNFSSNHPTTYYVVDFGDNSPLDTLPHPPPASICHTYTQSSCGLAGNSYTFSIKAINLCDSSAATISPIRVYIPPEPGFDPSPIPVCTGSPIDMNHSTVAGFNSSCAQTTLVTWDFGDGNTLTQFSVDPTTHTYTAPGTYDITLSAGNSCASGDSVRTVCVEDPPVPEFTITPDTACGPFIGVVSDLSDLSNTCEVTYDWQVIFNGSACLPSSGVYNFVNGTTPSDPEPEIEFEDYGEYTVRLTLTNACGSFDYDQEVLVKGPPQAIIDPLGSICAGQSVSPVAQYTECYEEITSYAWNFDNGTPGTSSDSIPGSVVFPTAGTFDITLEVTNACGTFDTLTTVTVNGAPASLTPTVSSPLCEGDTAYFDAPTVGGLNYDWTGPNGFTSSLEDPVINTVSSADSGWYYLSGSSGGCPGPTDSVLLDIVPAPVISVSPVSATICEGETTVLTASGATSYTWSPATGLSSTSVASVNADPTTTQTYTVEGAVGSCSSTADVTVTVNSLPIVDGGGDLTLCNQPITETLVGTPTGGTWSGQGGITPSGDFTPSAVGIFEVYYSYTDGNLCANEDTVEITVNDPVAVTVGNDTAVCINSGVVTFSGNPGGGSWTGTGVTATGDFTPGTVGTFTLTYALGVGTCQTTDELEVTVDPLPVVDAGSDESICIDNGVLTLLGTPAGGSWTGTGVNTSGDFDPVAAGAGTFTLTYTYTDPITDCENSDDLLITVNDLPVVDGGNDTTFCNQPVAANLVGSPAGGSWSGPNITNPSGEFTPTGVGTFEVYYTFTDVNNCTNEDTVNVLVVDPTDADAGLDSTFCVDAGTVQLSGLPVGGTWSGVGITAGGLYTPTTDGTFTMTYSFGTGSCLTTDDVDLIVNPLPTVDAGADFDICFDAAATTLSGTPTGGIWSGNGITDPAGEFTAGTAGAGVHTLTYTYTDPATNCNNFDTLQVTVNTLPVVDAGADTTLCNQPFPVQFTGTPSGGVWSGPDVTGTGIYTPSAVGTYTITYTYTLGTGCEDTDDREITVVDPVQADAGIDREICIDEPDFQLNGIPGGGTWSGTNITSGGLFSPITAGTFELIYSFGSGNCETKDTMEFIVHALPVVDAGVDQNFCVSEPTFDFTGLPAGGVWSGTGITDANLGTFDPAVATVGLHELVYTYTDPVTSCVNTDTAYADVHPLPVPGFTYNPIMCINVAEGLTNTTTLGDTYQWNFDDGNGSTLADPQHTYTDTGFYDIQLIATSIFGCVDSITQEVEVRQPPVADFSLAPDSGCAPLQVAFTNNSTGVQISYAWNFGDGSTSTLEDPADVIYQQSYLSDTTYYITLDVTNFCGTVTDIDSVQVMPSPTAVFGPSFDIGCSPWPAEIANNSVGLPDTYFWDFGDGTTGTFSDSLFNHTYTTGTTDTTYTMMLVVENECGVDTGYHTVTVLPNQVNAFYNTNITDGCEPLTVDFTQLSQGSNLFFSWDFGDGNTSTVYSPTHTFTTAGTYTVSLFVNDGCSYDTTTVDITVHPSPFVDFTSSPDSVCVNSPFDFTNLSVGLASSTWDFGDAMGTSLLTNPSYAYDQTGTYTVTLTGVGLTNGCSTTVSHPVVVSVQPEADFSAIPTSGCVPLDVDFTNLSSNYSFNSWDFADGNTSVATNPSHTFSQPGNYAVELLVENANGCRDSIAQTITVYPLPVADFEITNTDACYAPVTVSTNNLTTGAVGYSWDFGDGNTSPLNNPANVYQNPGTYTIELTATSIHGCLDVATMDFTVYPLPEAAFTLPTDTACVGELLSFESLGDYADSVVWDFGNGDVLTGDSVIYNYPAVGNYSVTIMAYGAGGCGDTLTVNGAIVVNPSPTADFTYVNVQNPDPLSGTVEFTNLSQGAVTYDWMFGNGETSEEENPIHRFRQIGEFNTTLISTNEYGCSDTITQLVLVEYFKGLHVPNALYPAHPDYEVSHFIPKGVGLQAYHIWIYDAWGNKIWESTELDEDGRPTEGWDGTFEGEPMPQDAYVWKVEAIFTDQTAWQGKEYPNGRYAASGTVTLIR, from the coding sequence TTGATTTTTTTAAAGGAAATAAGACTGACTTATTTCGTTGCTACCCTTATCGTGTTGTCACTTTTGACAAACAATGGTCATTCTCAGTGTAACGCAGATGCAGGAAGTAACAACGTAACATTGTGCAGTGGTTCGAGTGTTCAACTAGATGGTACTGGTTCAACAGGCAATGGAACAATAGACTACTCATGGTCTCCTGCTGTTGGATTGTCTTGTACCAACTGTCCGACACCAACTTGTACCGTTGGGTCAAATACAACTTACACGCTTACGATTGAGGATGCGAATGGTTGCACAGATACAGATCAGGTAACAGTTACGTTACAAACTTCGCCAACGGCTTCTTTCAGTGTCTCTCAGTCAGATCCATGCGCAAATATTCCGGTTTCATTTACAAATTCGTCCGTTGGAACTGGATTGTCGTATCAATGGAATTTTGACAACCCCGCATCAGGCAGTAGTAACAGTAGCAATATTGCCAACCCCGTTCATGAATTCATTAGCGAAGGAACTGCAACAGAAAATTTTGGTGTTCAGCTTATCGTTACCGATAATAATGGCTGTCAAGGACTTGCCTCGCAGAATATAGTTGTTTCACAAACCCCTGGTCCGGTGCTCATTGATCCTTTCAATGAAATGAAAAATTGTGACGGCTCTAACTTTGATATTACCTTATTCAACAATAGTGTTAGCAGTTCCAATTCAAATTATCAAATTGTCTGGGATGATGGGACACCAGATTTTAATAGCGCTACTTTTCCTGCTGGGGGCATAACGCATACGTATTCGACCAACGATATTTTTGATGCTCTTTTCATCGTCACTGGTAATAATGGCTGCATTGATACTTCCGTTAACACGATAGCTAATATTACCAACCCAGCGATTGGTGCTGCGAACCCGGGAGGAACAAATGGTTGTGGTCCGTTAGATCTGTGCTTTCCGTTGAATAACTTTAGTTCCAATCATCCAACTACCTATTATGTGGTAGATTTTGGAGATAATTCTCCTTTAGATACGCTACCTCATCCACCACCAGCCTCAATTTGTCACACGTACACACAATCATCTTGTGGGTTGGCTGGAAATTCTTATACATTCAGTATCAAAGCAATTAATCTTTGTGATAGCTCGGCAGCTACGATTTCTCCAATTCGTGTTTATATTCCACCTGAACCGGGGTTTGATCCTAGTCCAATTCCGGTTTGTACTGGAAGTCCTATTGATATGAATCACTCTACGGTTGCTGGGTTTAACAGCAGCTGTGCTCAAACAACTTTAGTGACTTGGGATTTTGGAGATGGTAATACGTTGACGCAATTCTCTGTAGATCCAACTACCCATACGTATACGGCTCCTGGAACTTATGATATAACACTTTCAGCGGGTAATAGTTGTGCATCGGGAGATTCCGTTCGCACAGTTTGTGTTGAAGATCCTCCAGTTCCTGAGTTTACCATCACTCCTGATACCGCTTGCGGTCCTTTTATTGGTGTCGTTTCGGATTTATCAGATCTTTCGAATACCTGTGAAGTAACGTATGATTGGCAGGTGATTTTTAACGGGAGTGCCTGTTTGCCATCTTCAGGAGTTTACAACTTTGTTAACGGAACAACACCGTCTGATCCTGAACCAGAAATTGAGTTTGAAGATTATGGTGAATACACGGTTCGTTTAACTCTGACTAATGCCTGTGGTTCGTTTGATTACGATCAGGAAGTGCTAGTGAAAGGTCCTCCTCAGGCTATTATTGATCCATTGGGCTCGATATGTGCTGGACAAAGTGTTTCTCCCGTGGCACAGTACACGGAATGTTATGAAGAAATTACAAGTTATGCTTGGAACTTCGACAACGGAACGCCTGGAACATCCTCGGATTCAATTCCTGGCAGTGTAGTATTTCCAACAGCTGGCACTTTTGATATTACTCTTGAGGTAACCAATGCTTGTGGAACATTTGATACGTTAACAACAGTAACGGTAAACGGGGCGCCTGCGAGTTTAACTCCAACCGTAAGTTCACCGCTATGTGAAGGCGATACAGCTTATTTTGATGCGCCAACAGTAGGCGGACTTAACTATGATTGGACAGGTCCCAATGGGTTTACATCTTCTTTGGAAGATCCTGTTATTAATACGGTTTCATCGGCTGATTCAGGATGGTATTATTTGTCGGGTTCCAGTGGAGGGTGTCCTGGCCCAACTGATAGTGTACTATTAGACATTGTGCCAGCTCCAGTTATTTCTGTGAGTCCTGTTAGTGCAACAATTTGCGAAGGAGAAACAACAGTGCTAACAGCTTCAGGAGCTACATCTTATACATGGTCTCCAGCCACTGGTCTTTCATCAACTTCAGTAGCAAGTGTGAATGCCGATCCTACAACTACTCAAACATATACCGTTGAAGGTGCAGTAGGAAGTTGTTCCAGCACTGCAGACGTAACGGTGACTGTTAATTCTTTGCCTATTGTTGATGGAGGAGGTGATTTAACCTTATGTAACCAGCCAATCACCGAAACACTTGTGGGAACACCAACGGGTGGTACATGGTCAGGACAAGGAGGAATTACGCCATCTGGTGACTTTACGCCCTCTGCGGTTGGAATATTTGAGGTCTACTACTCCTACACAGACGGAAACTTGTGCGCAAACGAAGATACAGTAGAGATCACCGTTAATGATCCAGTAGCGGTCACAGTAGGAAATGACACAGCAGTATGTATAAACTCGGGTGTCGTAACTTTTTCGGGTAATCCTGGAGGAGGTTCATGGACAGGAACGGGGGTTACGGCTACAGGAGATTTTACACCTGGAACGGTGGGTACATTCACACTAACTTACGCTTTAGGAGTAGGAACGTGTCAAACCACAGATGAATTGGAGGTAACGGTTGATCCACTTCCTGTGGTTGATGCTGGAAGTGATGAGAGTATTTGCATTGATAATGGAGTATTGACGTTACTTGGAACTCCTGCTGGCGGTTCATGGACAGGAACAGGAGTAAATACTTCTGGAGACTTTGATCCGGTTGCTGCTGGTGCTGGAACGTTCACATTGACTTACACCTACACAGATCCCATTACAGATTGCGAAAACTCGGATGATCTTTTAATTACTGTCAACGATCTTCCTGTTGTAGACGGAGGAAACGATACCACTTTCTGTAACCAACCAGTGGCGGCTAACTTAGTTGGCTCTCCTGCTGGAGGTTCATGGTCTGGTCCGAATATTACAAATCCAAGTGGTGAATTTACACCGACTGGGGTAGGAACGTTTGAAGTGTACTACACTTTTACCGATGTAAACAACTGTACGAATGAAGACACCGTGAATGTACTAGTTGTTGATCCCACTGATGCAGATGCAGGACTTGATTCAACGTTTTGTGTAGATGCTGGTACGGTTCAACTATCAGGGTTACCTGTGGGAGGAACCTGGTCTGGGGTTGGAATTACTGCAGGAGGATTGTATACACCAACCACGGATGGAACGTTTACAATGACCTATTCATTTGGAACAGGTTCTTGTTTAACTACTGATGATGTTGATCTCATTGTCAATCCGCTACCAACGGTAGATGCAGGAGCAGACTTTGATATTTGTTTTGATGCGGCTGCAACCACACTTTCTGGAACACCAACAGGAGGGATTTGGAGTGGAAATGGAATAACGGACCCTGCAGGAGAGTTTACAGCTGGAACGGCTGGGGCAGGAGTGCATACGCTGACGTATACTTATACAGATCCTGCTACAAATTGTAATAACTTTGATACACTTCAGGTAACGGTTAATACCTTGCCAGTGGTTGATGCTGGAGCTGATACAACATTGTGTAACCAACCATTCCCAGTTCAATTTACTGGAACACCATCTGGAGGAGTTTGGTCTGGACCGGATGTTACGGGAACTGGAATTTATACACCTTCAGCCGTAGGTACCTATACGATTACTTACACTTATACCCTTGGAACAGGATGTGAAGATACTGATGATCGAGAGATTACGGTTGTAGATCCCGTTCAGGCAGATGCAGGTATTGATCGTGAAATTTGTATTGATGAACCTGATTTTCAACTCAATGGTATACCTGGGGGAGGAACTTGGTCTGGAACGAACATTACATCTGGAGGATTATTTAGCCCTATCACCGCAGGAACTTTTGAGTTGATTTACAGTTTTGGTTCGGGTAACTGCGAAACGAAAGATACCATGGAATTCATCGTACATGCCTTGCCAGTCGTGGATGCAGGTGTTGATCAGAATTTCTGTGTTTCAGAACCAACATTTGACTTCACAGGACTACCAGCAGGTGGAGTGTGGTCTGGTACGGGAATTACAGATGCGAATTTGGGTACATTTGACCCTGCAGTAGCAACAGTTGGTTTGCACGAATTGGTCTATACCTATACGGATCCAGTTACGAGTTGTGTAAATACGGATACAGCTTATGCGGATGTTCATCCATTACCAGTACCTGGTTTCACGTATAATCCGATCATGTGTATCAATGTTGCGGAAGGTCTTACAAATACAACAACTCTTGGAGATACGTATCAATGGAACTTCGATGATGGAAACGGAAGCACACTTGCTGATCCTCAGCATACGTACACAGATACCGGTTTTTATGATATTCAATTGATTGCTACTTCAATTTTTGGATGTGTGGACAGCATAACCCAAGAAGTTGAAGTACGCCAACCACCTGTAGCTGACTTTTCTTTGGCTCCGGATTCTGGATGTGCTCCACTTCAAGTGGCGTTTACCAACAACTCTACTGGAGTACAGATTTCTTATGCATGGAACTTTGGGGATGGATCAACTTCAACGCTTGAAGATCCAGCTGATGTAATTTATCAACAGAGCTATCTTTCGGACACAACGTATTACATCACTCTAGATGTCACTAACTTTTGCGGAACAGTAACGGATATAGATTCTGTTCAAGTGATGCCAAGTCCAACGGCAGTTTTCGGTCCATCATTTGATATTGGTTGCTCGCCATGGCCAGCTGAAATAGCAAATAATAGTGTCGGTTTACCAGATACCTATTTCTGGGACTTTGGAGATGGAACAACGGGGACTTTCTCAGACTCATTGTTTAACCATACCTACACAACAGGAACAACCGATACTACCTATACCATGATGTTGGTGGTGGAAAATGAATGTGGGGTAGATACCGGTTATCACACCGTAACGGTACTTCCTAATCAGGTTAATGCCTTTTATAACACGAATATAACGGATGGCTGCGAACCTTTAACAGTAGATTTTACGCAATTAAGCCAAGGATCGAATTTATTTTTTAGTTGGGATTTCGGTGATGGAAATACTTCCACAGTTTACAGTCCAACACACACTTTTACCACAGCGGGTACCTACACAGTCTCGCTATTTGTAAATGATGGTTGTAGCTACGATACAACAACAGTAGACATCACCGTACATCCTTCTCCTTTTGTTGATTTCACATCATCGCCAGACTCCGTTTGTGTGAATTCACCCTTTGATTTTACTAATTTATCCGTGGGCTTAGCAAGTTCTACCTGGGATTTTGGAGATGCTATGGGAACCTCGCTCCTCACGAATCCATCGTACGCTTATGATCAAACAGGAACCTATACAGTGACGTTGACAGGAGTTGGTTTGACAAATGGATGTTCTACTACAGTATCACACCCAGTAGTGGTCAGCGTTCAACCAGAGGCTGATTTCTCAGCTATTCCAACGAGTGGGTGTGTTCCTTTAGATGTTGATTTTACGAACTTGAGTTCAAATTACTCCTTCAATAGTTGGGATTTCGCAGATGGTAATACGTCAGTAGCTACAAATCCATCGCATACTTTCTCACAGCCAGGAAATTATGCTGTGGAACTGTTGGTAGAAAATGCAAATGGTTGTAGAGACTCTATTGCCCAGACTATTACAGTTTATCCCCTACCTGTAGCTGATTTTGAGATTACTAACACCGATGCTTGTTATGCGCCAGTAACGGTATCTACCAATAACTTAACCACAGGAGCGGTAGGGTATAGTTGGGACTTTGGAGATGGAAATACAAGTCCTTTGAATAATCCAGCAAACGTTTATCAAAATCCAGGGACTTATACGATTGAATTAACCGCAACGAGTATTCATGGTTGCTTAGATGTTGCAACAATGGATTTTACCGTTTATCCGTTGCCTGAAGCGGCTTTTACTTTGCCTACTGACACGGCATGTGTGGGAGAATTGCTTTCTTTTGAGAGTCTTGGTGATTACGCAGATTCTGTAGTTTGGGATTTTGGTAATGGAGATGTACTAACAGGAGATTCAGTGATCTACAATTATCCTGCTGTGGGTAATTACTCAGTTACCATCATGGCTTATGGTGCTGGTGGATGCGGAGATACGTTAACGGTCAATGGAGCTATAGTTGTGAACCCGAGTCCAACGGCTGACTTTACGTATGTGAATGTTCAAAACCCAGATCCTTTGAGTGGAACAGTCGAGTTTACGAACCTTTCACAGGGAGCGGTAACTTACGATTGGATGTTTGGTAACGGAGAAACTTCAGAAGAGGAAAATCCAATACATCGATTTAGACAAATTGGTGAGTTTAATACTACATTGATCAGCACAAATGAATACGGCTGTTCTGATACCATTACACAGCTAGTGTTGGTAGAATACTTTAAAGGGTTACATGTTCCGAATGCACTGTATCCTGCACATCCAGATTATGAGGTTTCTCACTTTATTCCAAAAGGTGTAGGATTGCAAGCTTACCATATTTGGATTTATGATGCCTGGGGTAATAAGATTTGGGAGTCAACCGAATTAGATGAAGATGGCAGACCAACAGAAGGATGGGATGGAACCTTTGAGGGAGAGCCTATGCCTCAGGATGCTTATGTTTGGAAGGTAGAGGCAATCTTCACAGATCAAACAGCCTGGCAGGGTAAAGAATATCCAAATGGCAGATATGCTGCTTCAGGAACCGTAACACTGATTCGATAG
- a CDS encoding ABC-F family ATP-binding cassette domain-containing protein has protein sequence MISTTNLSLFFGGQELYSNISLSITKQDKIGLTGKNGAGKSTFLKLILGMYKPDEGSLSVAKGTKICYLPQEIISRSNEKIIDEVCNSNEDLTKISDRLDEINHQLATREDYESDSYLGLLDELADLNDKFNVQGGHGVREQAEVVLKGLGFSPEDLERPMGEFSGGWQMRVELAKLLVQNPDVLLLDEPTNHLDIESIEWLEDYLKKYSGAIILISHDRSFLDGITNRTIEINNRKFYDYNCNFSTYQVRREEEMVQQVQAYNNQQREIAQAERLINKFRAKSSKASFAQSLIKKLDKMNRIELDEVDSSAVAFRFPEPNPSGKLVAELEDVGKTYGEKEILSDVRFNIGKGEKIALIGKNGMGKSTFIKMLVGDTDYEGTIKLGHNVNIGYFAQDETAKLDPNMTVFETIDEVAVGEVRKNVRNILGSFLFSGDDTEKKVSVLSGGEKTRLALCKLLLEPYNFLILDEPTNHLDIVSKEVLQDALKEYSGTVLVVSHDRTFLDGLSDRIYYIKNKNISIYFDTVNDFLKQLKDDKFNTNARASSGKKNKSKAKEKVNHKEKRELENQLKKVERKIEKLEAEIADLQNKVAAGDYEGEEIFSNIEDLNEKLSANMQEWETVTEKLID, from the coding sequence ATGATCTCAACAACTAATCTTTCTTTATTCTTTGGAGGGCAAGAACTCTACTCAAACATCAGTTTATCGATTACGAAGCAAGACAAAATTGGTTTAACGGGTAAGAATGGAGCGGGGAAATCAACCTTCCTAAAACTGATCTTGGGAATGTATAAACCTGACGAGGGTTCTTTATCTGTTGCTAAAGGGACTAAGATCTGTTACTTACCTCAGGAGATCATTAGCAGAAGTAATGAAAAAATCATTGATGAAGTTTGCAACTCCAATGAAGACTTAACCAAAATTAGTGACCGTTTGGATGAAATTAATCATCAGTTGGCGACTCGAGAAGACTATGAGAGTGATAGTTATCTGGGATTGTTGGATGAGTTAGCAGACCTGAATGATAAATTTAATGTACAAGGAGGACATGGAGTTCGGGAACAAGCAGAAGTTGTTTTAAAAGGACTTGGTTTTAGTCCAGAAGACTTAGAACGACCAATGGGAGAATTTTCTGGGGGATGGCAAATGCGTGTAGAATTGGCAAAACTATTAGTCCAAAATCCTGATGTATTGCTGTTGGATGAGCCAACTAACCATCTGGATATTGAATCGATCGAATGGTTAGAAGACTACTTAAAAAAGTATTCTGGGGCGATCATACTTATTTCACACGACCGGTCATTTTTGGATGGTATTACTAATCGAACTATTGAGATTAACAATCGAAAATTTTATGATTACAACTGTAACTTCTCAACCTATCAGGTGCGCAGAGAGGAAGAAATGGTTCAGCAAGTACAAGCTTACAATAATCAACAGAGAGAAATTGCTCAGGCGGAACGATTGATCAATAAGTTCAGAGCTAAAAGTTCAAAGGCTTCTTTTGCCCAATCCCTGATCAAGAAACTGGACAAGATGAATCGCATTGAGCTGGATGAAGTAGATAGCAGTGCCGTTGCTTTCCGTTTCCCAGAACCAAATCCCAGCGGAAAGTTAGTAGCAGAACTTGAGGATGTTGGAAAAACTTACGGAGAAAAAGAAATTCTTTCAGACGTTCGGTTTAACATTGGCAAAGGCGAAAAAATCGCTTTGATTGGTAAAAACGGAATGGGTAAATCTACCTTTATCAAAATGCTTGTAGGAGATACGGACTATGAGGGAACCATTAAACTAGGACACAATGTGAACATAGGTTACTTCGCTCAGGATGAAACGGCAAAATTAGATCCCAACATGACCGTTTTTGAAACGATAGATGAAGTAGCCGTGGGTGAAGTCAGAAAGAATGTCAGAAATATCTTAGGTTCTTTTTTGTTCAGTGGAGATGATACAGAAAAGAAAGTCAGTGTACTTTCGGGGGGAGAAAAGACGAGGCTGGCACTTTGTAAACTCTTGTTAGAACCCTATAACTTTCTCATTCTAGATGAGCCAACCAATCACTTAGATATTGTTTCAAAAGAGGTTTTACAGGATGCATTAAAAGAATATTCAGGAACTGTATTAGTCGTTTCTCACGACAGAACCTTCCTGGATGGCCTATCAGATAGAATCTACTACATCAAGAATAAAAACATCAGCATCTACTTTGACACAGTGAATGATTTCTTGAAGCAACTCAAAGATGACAAGTTTAACACAAATGCAAGGGCTTCATCTGGTAAGAAGAACAAATCGAAAGCAAAAGAAAAGGTCAACCACAAAGAAAAGCGCGAACTGGAAAATCAATTGAAGAAAGTAGAACGAAAAATTGAAAAACTAGAAGCAGAAATTGCTGATTTACAGAATAAAGTTGCTGCAGGAGATTATGAAGGCGAAGAGATCTTTTCTAACATTGAGGACCTGAATGAAAAGCTAAGTGCCAATATGCAAGAATGGGAAACGGTAACAGAAAAACTCATTGATTAG
- a CDS encoding toxin-antitoxin system YwqK family antitoxin, which yields MISLVMMSCANELEDSQVTEEKECLNCNDIFLDPMYNHFYTTDRTEPFTGKCRSYNKEGVVILEKNFENGKQEGEHLEYYDDGTLKAEWHFRKGRQHGDLKGFLPDGTLKYHTIYYKGDLDSTIYP from the coding sequence GTGATATCGTTAGTCATGATGTCTTGTGCTAATGAGTTGGAGGATAGTCAGGTAACGGAAGAAAAGGAGTGTCTAAATTGTAATGATATTTTTTTGGACCCAATGTATAACCACTTTTATACCACTGATAGAACCGAACCTTTTACTGGGAAATGTAGGAGTTATAATAAAGAGGGAGTAGTCATTCTTGAAAAGAACTTTGAGAATGGAAAACAGGAAGGTGAGCATCTGGAGTATTATGATGATGGGACGCTTAAAGCCGAATGGCACTTTAGAAAAGGTAGACAGCATGGTGATCTCAAAGGCTTTTTGCCCGATGGTACGTTAAAATACCACACGATTTATTACAAAGGAGATCTGGACAGTACGATTTACCCTTAG